The Candidatus Aminicenantes bacterium sequence ATTTAATTCGTCGCCTCCTTAAATGCAACTTGGATAACGGGCGGCTGGCTAGGCTTTGCCCGTGGGGGATTTTAACCCCCTGAATCGCGCCAGCTTGCTTGGCGCACTCAAGAACCGTCCCCCTTGTTGTACCGATCGATGACATTGACCACCGCTTTCAGGCGGTGTTTCCACCAGTCGTTCATGCGTACGGTCTCTATGCGCCGATTTCGGCCCGGCGCATGAATGAAACGGTTTTTTTTCACCAGGATAGCGGTGTGCCAACCGGATTTTACGCGGAAGGCCAGCACGTCTCCCGGCCGGGCCTGTTTCCACCTGACCCTGCCCCGCATGCGTGCCTGCGCCTGGGCCGTGCGCGGGATTTCCAGGCCAAAACAGTGAAACACATAGTGAACCAGGCCTGAGCAGTCAAAACCGTCGATGTCAGTGCCACCGTAATGGTAAGGCAATCCTTCCAGGTAACGGGCCAGGGTGACGATTTTGTTTCGCAGCCCCGCCGGTGGCGGCGCGGTTGACGGCCGGGGGGATTCGCACCCGGCGGCGAGCGCCGCCAGTATCAGCGCGAGCACGAGCAGGCCCGAGCGCTTACAACGGCCAGGCGTGAAGCTCCCACTCCTCGTCATCATTCTCGATCAGTTGATACAACTTGCCGTCCACCACATTTGACGGAAAAGGTTGCAAAGGAGTACGAAACTTGAAGGGGATCATCTTGCGGCTGACCAGGGTGCCGTCCCGATTCAAGATAAACACTTCGTAGGCGTCCCCTTCACGCTTAAAGGTCATCACGTAAAGGATATCGCCGGAAGGGAAAATACTTGCCACGGCGGGCCAGTAATCCGGAAATACCGCCCGTTCCTTGAAAATATCAAAAAACTGCTTCTGCTGTGGATCGGTGCGTATCTCTTCCAAAACCGTGTCGCGGTCCTTTTCAGTGAACTTTACGCGGTCGTATTCCCGGTTAATGGAGGAGAGTTTCTCTCCCTCGCGGTCAAAGATATCAACGACAAACTCCTTGCCGATTGAGAGGAAAATCCGCTCGCCGTCGGTTTCGTAGGCCGTCTGTTCTTCAAGTACCCTGATCTTGTCTCCCTGCAGACCCGTGGGCATGCGGCCCAGCTCCTTGAGTTTCTTGCCCTCCGCGTCCAGTAGGTTTACGGTGATAAACGCTTTTCCCTCTTCGTTGGTGAAACCCCGGGCCACAAAACGATCCTTACCCAGAGGCAGCAGGTTCAGGCCCGTCTGAATGTTGACCCGCTTCTCTTCGATATACTCCCCCTCCAGCGTGTAATAGGTGATCTTCCCCATGCTGTTGACCAGCAAGCGGTCGTCCACTGTCCGCAAAATAAAAAAGCGGTTGAACTCCTTCGGGCCCTCGCCCTCTTTGCCGAATTGCTTGACCAGGGCATCGTCTGCGCGTGAATAAATATAGACCGTGGGGAACTCCCCGATGAAGACATGGTTTTTGCCCACAACCAACTGGCTCGGTTTCATTAAATCGGGGAAGACGGCCAGTTTTTCCGCATTCAGCCATGCGGCGGCGGCCAGGATCAGGCCGATTGCCAATGCTTTTTTCATCGATGGTCTCCTTGCCCTCCGTGGAATCGGCGGCAATGTGCGAAAGGGGGGACTCGAACCCCCACGCCCGAAGGCACCAGATCCTAAATCTGGCGCGTCTGCCGATTCCGCCACTTTCGCCTGTCGCATTGCGTATGCGCAGATTAGCACGGGACCGATATGGTGTCAATTACGGGCCCGTTCCCGGGGGCGTTGCGCGCCCCCGGGAACGGTTCCGGTTTGCTGCTTTATTCCAAATTAAAAAGCGACTCGTCTACCGCGTCGTTGACTTCCACTTTCTTTACCGTCACTTCGGCCACGGTTTTGTCTTTGACCTTGCTGACGGATTTGAACGCGAAAGGAATGCCGGAAACCTCGCGGAAATCGGAATTGATTTCGCGGGCTACGCCGGCGCTTCCCGGCATCTGGCTGACCTGTTCTTCGATCTCCAGGCGGCCGTTCTGCTGGTTGAAATACAGTTTGCGCCACCGGTCTTTGCCGTCCACCGGGGTGACATACACCACGTTGTAGGTAGTGCCTTCCACAGTGGCGGGTTCCAGGTATTGGAAATTGTAGGCATCAGCATGATTGGCCATGTGATACATGGAACCGAACCGGCCGGCCTCGACCTGCTCCTGCGGCAGCGGCTGGGTTTGCCCCATGCGACGCACGACACCCTTGTCTTTGTTGATCACCGTCTCCATCTTCATGCCCATAATGG is a genomic window containing:
- a CDS encoding 6-bladed beta-propeller, with product MKKALAIGLILAAAAWLNAEKLAVFPDLMKPSQLVVGKNHVFIGEFPTVYIYSRADDALVKQFGKEGEGPKEFNRFFILRTVDDRLLVNSMGKITYYTLEGEYIEEKRVNIQTGLNLLPLGKDRFVARGFTNEEGKAFITVNLLDAEGKKLKELGRMPTGLQGDKIRVLEEQTAYETDGERIFLSIGKEFVVDIFDREGEKLSSINREYDRVKFTEKDRDTVLEEIRTDPQQKQFFDIFKERAVFPDYWPAVASIFPSGDILYVMTFKREGDAYEVFILNRDGTLVSRKMIPFKFRTPLQPFPSNVVDGKLYQLIENDDEEWELHAWPL
- a CDS encoding NlpC/P60 family protein, producing the protein MMTRSGSFTPGRCKRSGLLVLALILAALAAGCESPRPSTAPPPAGLRNKIVTLARYLEGLPYHYGGTDIDGFDCSGLVHYVFHCFGLEIPRTAQAQARMRGRVRWKQARPGDVLAFRVKSGWHTAILVKKNRFIHAPGRNRRIETVRMNDWWKHRLKAVVNVIDRYNKGDGS